The region CTTACTAGACAAACATCCGCTCCTTTTAGAAAAAGAGCCAAAGCTAAAGATGAAGCCATTTTCCCTGATGAAAAATTAGATATATATCGTATATCATCTATCTTTTCAATTGTTCCTCCACCACTTAAAACAACTTTTCTATCAATCCAATAATTATCTTTTAGAAGTTCTCTTGCTGTTGCATAAAATATTTCTGAAGGTTCTGCCATAGCGCCATCACCCACATCTTTACACGCTAACTCTTTTACCTGAGAAGAAACAACTTCATAATTACATAATTTTAATAATTTTAAATTTGCTTGAGTGATTGGATTTTTTAACATATTTGTATTAGCTGCTGGGGCTAATAATTTAACTCTAGGGTAAGCTAAAGCTGTTTGAGTTAATAGATTATCTGATATTCCATTTGCAAGTTTATTTATTGTATTCGCAGTTGCAGGAGCTATAACAAAAACATCTGCCCACTTTCCAATATCAATATGATTATATTCTTGATTTTTTTCCCAACTCTCTGTAGTTTCACATAATACTTTATTTTGAGAAATTGCTTCAAAAGTTAAAGGAGTAATAAATTTTTGAGAAGCTTCTGTCATTATTACTTTAACATTTGCTCCTGCTTTTATATAAAGTCTTATTAACTCTAAACTTTTATATATAGCAATAGAACTTGTAACTGCTAAAAGAATATTTTTATCTTTTAAAAGCATTATCTTTTTCCAAAAAATTTATAATAAAAATTTTTTATTAACTTAATAGGTGCTCTGTTTATAGCTAAACTTCCTTTTGAAATATTTTTTGTAGCACAAGTTCCTGCTGCAAGTATAACATCATCTTCAATTGTTATTGGAGCTACTAATTGACAATCGGAACCTATAAATACATTTTTACCAATTATTGTTTTATGTTTATTTATACCATCATAATTACAAGTAATACAACCAGCACCTACATTTGTACCCTCATCAATTTCACAATCTCCAAGATAAGAAAGATGTCCCGCTTTTACCCCTGTTAATATGGCTTTTTTTGTTTCGACAAAGTTTCCTAAATGTGTATTTTTTAATCTACTTCCAGGTCTAACTCTAGCCATTGGTCCAATGTCAGAATCTTCAAGAGTTGAGTTTTCTACAATAGAGTTTGTTTTTATATGAGAGTTTATAATCACTGCATTATCCAATAGTGAAACCCCATTTTCAATGATAGATTCCCCTTTTATTGAAACACCCTCTTCTATATAAATTGTTTCAGGCATTCTCATAATAACACCCTCTTTTAAAAACTGTTGTTTTATTCTTTTTTGATGGATAACTTCTGCATCTGCTAATTCAATTTTTGAATTAACCCCTTTAAAGTTTTCCTCATTTACAACTATTGGCTTTAAAACTTTTCCTTGTTCTATTGCCATCTCTATTAAGTCTGTAATATAATATTCTTTTTGGGCATTGTTATTTGAAAGTTTTGGAAGGTTTTCTAAAAGATATTTTGTTTCAAATTGATATATCCCTGCATTTGCAGTATTAATTTTCAATTCCTCTTCAGTTGCATCTTTTTGCTCAACAATTCTTTTGACATTACCATTTTCTATTACAACTCTACCGTAACCATCTGCACTTTTTAATTCTAGTACAGACATTACTATTGTTGCATCTAAGTCAAATTTTTCTAATTCTGAAGATTGAATTAAAGGCATATCTGCATTTAATACTAATGTTTTATCATATTTTGGAGTAATTCCCATTACTGCACCACCAGTTCCAGGATACTTTTCATGGTCTTGAATTACAAAATTTATTTTTATCTCTTTAAAAAGTTTTTCAATCTCTTCTTTTACTTTTTGAGCTTGATGGTATAAAACCACTGTAATATCATCACTAAGTTTTAATGACTCTTTTATAGAAAAATATAACATTGGCTTCCCTGAAATCTTATGTAACACCTTTGGTGTTGTTGATTTCATTCTAGTTCCTGCACCTGCTGCTAAAATAATAATTGATTTGTTTAACATATAAATTTAATTCTCCAATGCTTCATTTATCTCTTTTTTAAGGTTTTCAATCACCTCTTCTATTGCTCTTCGCATCTTTTCATCTGTAATGTTTGCATGTAATAGTTTTTCTAAATTTCCTTCTCTTTCTTTAAAGAATTTTGCTACAGATTTACTCTTTTTTCTATGGTTATACATTAATACACCTGAAAGAATTAAAACCACTACTAATTTTGTATGACCTAAAATAGCAGCATAATTTAAAATACTAAATCCTGCATAATCTGGTTCATTTATATCTGCACCAGCTGATATCAATAATCTGGCAATTTTATAATTGCCTTTCCATTGAGTGTGGTGAAGTGCCGTTCTTCCTTGTTTGTCTTTTATATTTAAATCAACTTTTTTTGTTAAAAGTTTTTCTACTACTTCAATATTATTTGCTAAAACAGCTTTATGGATAACTGTTCTACCATCATTATCAATTGTATTTACATCAACTCTATATTTAAGAATAAATACTAATCTCTCTAAAAAGTTATCTTTTTCTTTTTGATTAGTTATTTCTAATCCTTTATCCACCATATAAGATAAGGGAGTATTGTTATTGTTGTCAATAATATTTAAATCTGCACCCGCATTTACAAGTACTTTAATTAGTTCTAAATTGTTCTCAACAACAACATCAAATATTATAGTTTTGCCATCAGTTCTTTGGTCGTTGATTCGAGGCTTAAATAAAAGCATTTTTTTAAGCATTGGAATATAGTTTTCATATTCATTTATTTCAAAAAATCTTCTTGAACTTGGTTTTTTATTATTCATAGTGATTAGTACAGCTTCTGCTAAATCATCAATAACTGTTCTCTCACTATAATCTTTATGGTCTATATCTGCTCCGTGAGCAATTAGATGATCAATCATAGCCATATTTTGTGCGCCTTTTAGAACTGCATCAAAAAGAACTGTTTTCCCCTCTTTATCTTGTGCATTAATATCTGCACCAGAAGCTATTAAAAAATCAATTGTGTCGTAGTTATCTCTCTCAACCTCTTTATAAAGTACTGTTTTGCCATTTTCATCAACCCTATCAATTGCTAAACCTAAATCGATTAAAATACCTGTTAGTTTTAAGTAGTTTCTCTCTTCTCTAACCAACTTATATTTTCCATCAACTTTTGCATCTGGATCTTTTACTATTGATAATATTTTTAAAATTTCATCTAATAAAGTTTTTTCTGCATAATCTTTTATATTTAACTTAACGCCTTTTTCAAGTAAAAGTTCAATAATACTTAGATTTTGTGCTCCTAAAACAACTGCATTAAATAAAACATTTTGTCTTTTTTTATCTAAAATATTTACATCAATACCATTTGAAATCAAAAATTTTGCTACATCTGGGTCTTCTTTTAATACAGCATAAAATAGTGCAGATTGTCCATTGTTATCAACTACATTAATATCATCGATATTATTGATTATCTCTTTTATTATTTCTAAATTTCCACCCTCAACAGCATCAAAAAGTACTGTTTTCCCATAATGGTCAGTAATTGTTAAATCGGGATTTTGAGTCATTAATATTTTGAAGACTTTTTCATTTTCTTCTAGAGCTGCATCATGCATAACTGTTCTACCTGATGAGTTTATATGATTTATTGAAGCCCCATTTTCCAATAAAAACCTAATCATCATTCCATCAATTTTATCAACGGCTTCTGTTAAAACAGTCTTTCCATAATTATCTTCTGCATTTACATCAATACCATTTTTAATGAGCATTTTAATAGATTCTATTCTTCTTTTTGCAGCTAAATCAAATAAAAGAGTTCTACCTTTTGCATCTCTTCTATTTATATTTACTCCACTATCAATAAGAGCTTGTATCTTCTTTTCATCTATATAATTTTTCAATAGCTCTTTTTGAAGCGCTTCAGCTCCATCACTTTTGAATATACCTAACATCAAAAACCCCTAAAACTAGTCAATTCTAAGATTATACCAAAAAAAAGTTAATTAATCTCTTCGCCTAGGTCTTCTTTTTTGATTAAAATAATTATCTGATTTGTATTTAGGTCTTTCTAATTTTAAATTCATCTTTAAAGACTTTTCTATAAAAGAGTTAAAACTATTTCTTAAAATAACAGCTTTATTATAATCTGGAAAGATATCAGGAAACTTATAAGATAACCATAAATATAAAGATATTTTTTTCACCTCATCTTCAACTAACAATAAATCTTTTTGGGTAATAGCTTTTTTAGGCAAAGTAATAGATGGCTTATATCTACATACTCTTTTTTTTATAATTGCAGCAACATAAGCCTCAAAAGCTTGCAAAATAATTGTTGATTTCATAGTAATTGGAGCTTGTGAAAGTAGATATTTTTCTTCTAAACTTAACTTATCTCTTTTATCTATTATAACTGATGTTTCAATCATTGATGAGATATTAGCTGCTTTAAAAGGACCATTAAATTTCATATTTTTATTAAAATAACTCAAAATTCTTGTTATAGAGTTTGTTTTTATATGTGAGGCTAAATCTAATAATTGTTCATTACTCATTTTTACACTGTAAGGAGGTTTGATTGTTCGAATCGGTTGTTCAAACTCCTCTTTAATATAATTTAAAACATCTCTTCTTGTTGCACCTAAAAATCCAACTTGGTGATGACCATACCTTCCTGCACGCCCTGCAATTTGTACAATTTCATTAACAGTTAATTTTCTTCTACTTTTACCATCAAATTTTGTATCTGTTGTGAAAAGTAGATTTTTAATAGGAAGGTTAAGTCCCATGGCAATTGCATCTGTTGCAATTAAAATATCACTTTTCTTTTCTCTAAACCTTTTTGCTTCATCACGTCTAACTTCTGGAGAGAGGTTTCCATAGATTACTGAAACCTTATATTTTTTTTGAAGTCTTTGTTTTAATTTTAAAACATCTGACCGAGAAAATGCAATAAGAGCCGTACCCTCTTCAAGATTTTCTAAAGAGGTATGTCTAGCCATTGTTTTTAAAGGAGTTTTTCTTTTATGTTTTACTATCTCTAACTCTTCACCTAAATATTGTGCTATTTTTTTTACTGCATCAAGTGCATTTACACTTCCAGTCATAATAACAGTTTTAGCTGGCACTCCAATAATCGCATTTACCCAAGCCCAACCTCTATCTTCATCTTCTAACATTTGAACTTCGTCTATAATCGCTAAATCAACATCTAAATTAAAGTCCAGCATCTCAATAGTAGAACAAACATGCGCTGCTTCTTCATGAATCATTTGCTCTTCACCTGTAATCAAAGTAGCATCAATATTGTTTTCTTTTAGATCTTCATACCCTTCTAAAGCGAGTAATCTTAATGGAGCTAAATATAACCCACTATTTGATTTTTTTAACTCCTGCATAGCATTGTAAGTTTTTCCTGAGTTTGTGGGACCTACAAAAAATTTTAGTTTTCTATTCATACTTCTTGCAAGAGGAAAAAGTGATTTTAAATCGCAGTACAATAAAGACTGCAGCTGTTGTTGGAAAGTTTCATTCATAAAGGTATTATAGTAAATAGAATATAATATTAGATTAAATCGTATAATAATTAGGACTTTTTATGGAATGTAAATATTTTGGTGTTTGTGGAAGCTGTACTTTATTTGATAAAAATTATGAAGAACAATTAAATTATAAAATTTCAAGAGAAAAAGAAAGATTCTCGGATTTAATAGATTTTGACTTTGAAATAATCAAAAGTAAAGAACAAAACTTTAGAAACCGTGCAGAGTTTAGGATATGGAAAAATTTTGATGAAAATGAGAATCCTACTATCTCATATACAATGACTAGTTTTGAAAAAAGTTCTGTAGAAATAGATTCCTGTCAAATTGTAACAACTCATATTCAAGAGATTATGGAAAACTTATTAGTACTTTTACAAGAAGATGAGAAATTAAGATTTAAATTATATGCGGTTGAATTTTTAAACTCAACTACAAATGATATGCTTGTAACTTTAATTTATCATAAAAAATTAGATGAAAACTGGAATGAAAAAGCTAAAAAGATAGAAGAGAAATTAAATATAAAAATTATTGGAAGAAGCCGAGGACAAAAAGTAATTATCAGTGATGAGTTCATAAATGAAACATTAAATATTTCAAATAAAGATTTTAATTTTTTATACCAAGAAGGTGGTTTTACACAGCCAAATAGTGGGGTAAATATTAAAATGATTGAATGGGTTTTAGATAAACTTGAAAAGCAAGATAATGACCTATGTGAACTTTATTGTGGAGGAGGAAACTTTACAATCCCCCTAAGTCAAAAATTTAGAAAAGTTTTAGCTACAGAGATTTCAAAAACTTCTATAAAATCAGCATTAAAAAACTGTGAATTAAATAACATAGAAAATATAGATTTTATTCGTATGAGCGCGGAAGATTTTGTTGAAGCTTTAGAAGGGAAAAGAGAGTTTAGAAGATTAAAAGATATAGATTTAAAAAGCTACAATTTTGATACAATTTTTGTAGATCCTCCAAGAGCTGGACTTGATGATACAACAAGAAATTTAGTAAAAAATTTTGATCAAATAATTTATATCTCTTGTAATCCAGAAACTTTACACAGAGATTTAAAAGAGTTAACTAAAACACATAAAATAATAAATTTCGCACTTTTTGATCAGTTTGCATACACAGAACATATAGAATCTGGGCTTTTCTTAAACAAAATTTAAAGTTAGCTTAGATAATATATAAAAATATTAAAAAAAAGGAACAAGCATGAGAATAAATACTAACGTTTCTTCTCTTACTGCACAAGAAGCATCTACAAACACTAATAATGCTTTAAAAAGCTCTTTAGAAAAATTAAGTACAGGTCTTAAAATCAATAAAGCAGCGGATGATGCTTCTGGTTTAGCAATTGCTGATAAATTAAGAACACAAGCTACTTCAATTATTCAGGCAGTTGATAATGGTAACTCGGCAGTATCTCTACTTCAAATTGCAGATAAATCTATGGCAGAGCAATCAAATATCCTTGATACCATTAAAGCAAAAATGATTCAAGCAAATACAAATACTACATCAACTGATGGTGTTGCATCAATAAAAAGTGATGTCCGAAAACTATTAGAACAATTAAATAATATTGCTGAGCAAACTAATTATAATGGTACAGCTTTATTACAAGCTTCAACTGGTTCTTCTGGTACAGGAACAATGCCAGGTCTAACTTTCCAAGTAGGTGAAACTGCTGCAGATACTATTACTGTAGGTAATATTCAATCAAATACTTCTGGGTT is a window of Halarcobacter sp. DNA encoding:
- the glmU gene encoding bifunctional UDP-N-acetylglucosamine diphosphorylase/glucosamine-1-phosphate N-acetyltransferase GlmU, which codes for MLNKSIIILAAGAGTRMKSTTPKVLHKISGKPMLYFSIKESLKLSDDITVVLYHQAQKVKEEIEKLFKEIKINFVIQDHEKYPGTGGAVMGITPKYDKTLVLNADMPLIQSSELEKFDLDATIVMSVLELKSADGYGRVVIENGNVKRIVEQKDATEEELKINTANAGIYQFETKYLLENLPKLSNNNAQKEYYITDLIEMAIEQGKVLKPIVVNEENFKGVNSKIELADAEVIHQKRIKQQFLKEGVIMRMPETIYIEEGVSIKGESIIENGVSLLDNAVIINSHIKTNSIVENSTLEDSDIGPMARVRPGSRLKNTHLGNFVETKKAILTGVKAGHLSYLGDCEIDEGTNVGAGCITCNYDGINKHKTIIGKNVFIGSDCQLVAPITIEDDVILAAGTCATKNISKGSLAINRAPIKLIKNFYYKFFGKR
- the coaBC gene encoding bifunctional phosphopantothenoylcysteine decarboxylase/phosphopantothenate--cysteine ligase CoaBC, translating into MLLKDKNILLAVTSSIAIYKSLELIRLYIKAGANVKVIMTEASQKFITPLTFEAISQNKVLCETTESWEKNQEYNHIDIGKWADVFVIAPATANTINKLANGISDNLLTQTALAYPRVKLLAPAANTNMLKNPITQANLKLLKLCNYEVVSSQVKELACKDVGDGAMAEPSEIFYATARELLKDNYWIDRKVVLSGGGTIEKIDDIRYISNFSSGKMASSLALALFLKGADVCLVSTRGYYNLPKDIHIIPVESSAQMYEYLVDSLRVAKKGKLSKTTLMDNSKQTLIEKKPFLFMVAAISDYIPNFPQDGKLKKEVLGSSWNLDLVQNMDILASLPKDGIFTVGFKAEMDDTVAFDNAKNMIEKKNIDAVCLNILNDSSSFGSNTNEIELILENNAYSLKGEKLNLSLDILEKLQKEFNLDD
- a CDS encoding ankyrin repeat domain-containing protein, with the protein product MLGIFKSDGAEALQKELLKNYIDEKKIQALIDSGVNINRRDAKGRTLLFDLAAKRRIESIKMLIKNGIDVNAEDNYGKTVLTEAVDKIDGMMIRFLLENGASINHINSSGRTVMHDAALEENEKVFKILMTQNPDLTITDHYGKTVLFDAVEGGNLEIIKEIINNIDDINVVDNNGQSALFYAVLKEDPDVAKFLISNGIDVNILDKKRQNVLFNAVVLGAQNLSIIELLLEKGVKLNIKDYAEKTLLDEILKILSIVKDPDAKVDGKYKLVREERNYLKLTGILIDLGLAIDRVDENGKTVLYKEVERDNYDTIDFLIASGADINAQDKEGKTVLFDAVLKGAQNMAMIDHLIAHGADIDHKDYSERTVIDDLAEAVLITMNNKKPSSRRFFEINEYENYIPMLKKMLLFKPRINDQRTDGKTIIFDVVVENNLELIKVLVNAGADLNIIDNNNNTPLSYMVDKGLEITNQKEKDNFLERLVFILKYRVDVNTIDNDGRTVIHKAVLANNIEVVEKLLTKKVDLNIKDKQGRTALHHTQWKGNYKIARLLISAGADINEPDYAGFSILNYAAILGHTKLVVVLILSGVLMYNHRKKSKSVAKFFKEREGNLEKLLHANITDEKMRRAIEEVIENLKKEINEALEN
- the trmA gene encoding tRNA (uridine(54)-C5)-methyltransferase TrmA, which translates into the protein MECKYFGVCGSCTLFDKNYEEQLNYKISREKERFSDLIDFDFEIIKSKEQNFRNRAEFRIWKNFDENENPTISYTMTSFEKSSVEIDSCQIVTTHIQEIMENLLVLLQEDEKLRFKLYAVEFLNSTTNDMLVTLIYHKKLDENWNEKAKKIEEKLNIKIIGRSRGQKVIISDEFINETLNISNKDFNFLYQEGGFTQPNSGVNIKMIEWVLDKLEKQDNDLCELYCGGGNFTIPLSQKFRKVLATEISKTSIKSALKNCELNNIENIDFIRMSAEDFVEALEGKREFRRLKDIDLKSYNFDTIFVDPPRAGLDDTTRNLVKNFDQIIYISCNPETLHRDLKELTKTHKIINFALFDQFAYTEHIESGLFLNKI
- a CDS encoding helicase-related protein → MNETFQQQLQSLLYCDLKSLFPLARSMNRKLKFFVGPTNSGKTYNAMQELKKSNSGLYLAPLRLLALEGYEDLKENNIDATLITGEEQMIHEEAAHVCSTIEMLDFNLDVDLAIIDEVQMLEDEDRGWAWVNAIIGVPAKTVIMTGSVNALDAVKKIAQYLGEELEIVKHKRKTPLKTMARHTSLENLEEGTALIAFSRSDVLKLKQRLQKKYKVSVIYGNLSPEVRRDEAKRFREKKSDILIATDAIAMGLNLPIKNLLFTTDTKFDGKSRRKLTVNEIVQIAGRAGRYGHHQVGFLGATRRDVLNYIKEEFEQPIRTIKPPYSVKMSNEQLLDLASHIKTNSITRILSYFNKNMKFNGPFKAANISSMIETSVIIDKRDKLSLEEKYLLSQAPITMKSTIILQAFEAYVAAIIKKRVCRYKPSITLPKKAITQKDLLLVEDEVKKISLYLWLSYKFPDIFPDYNKAVILRNSFNSFIEKSLKMNLKLERPKYKSDNYFNQKRRPRRRD
- a CDS encoding flagellin, with translation MRINTNVSSLTAQEASTNTNNALKSSLEKLSTGLKINKAADDASGLAIADKLRTQATSIIQAVDNGNSAVSLLQIADKSMAEQSNILDTIKAKMIQANTNTTSTDGVASIKSDVRKLLEQLNNIAEQTNYNGTALLQASTGSSGTGTMPGLTFQVGETAADTITVGNIQSNTSGLGLTSIVNNVSAGATFTSYGATAQGLVDDAITKLNEFRSEIGSTQNQVESAVRNLMTQSTNVKAAESVIRDVDYAKESANFNKQNIIAQAGSYAISQANNVQQNVLKLLQ